One Sphingobacteruim zhuxiongii DNA window includes the following coding sequences:
- a CDS encoding DUF6377 domain-containing protein translates to MSYSCVFSQIKNQKFPLDSIERELKKTLSRKTAFDRDKVEQLNQLKSKLRQANNDQERYEVQTALFHAYESYQIDSAIRYVSANQQLANSLQDMELQFESSIQLAGLYSYAGRFIESNEILQKIPRTKLSTNQLRNYYRTYSDFYSHYGQSTNFHDYFMASERYRDSLLHILPKDSYEYRLAIATKNLFGNNDSSAEAELRQLLSELNETNRERAVVAYLIGLIYKQRNNIDGQIYYFGLSALTDIKNTIRDNASLQSLALAYFEKDNIDMAYVFIQKAVEDAIFCNVRFRTVENSAFYPIINSAFQEKELERKNQLEGLLYVISILSVLLFIVLVVVYQQMKHLKVVRRDLKKLNVELFILNDQLLATNRDLQEANHLKEEYMAQFFELCSSYIDKLDSSRKGILKKLSNKQYDELTKELKSPDFIKTELDDLYHNFDIIFLNLFPTFIQDFNKLLKEDERIVLKQDELLNSELRIFALIRLGISDSNKIARFLRYSLRTVYNYRVKVRNKVVGSKEDFEESIKSIGNLHI, encoded by the coding sequence ATGTCCTATTCCTGTGTTTTTTCACAGATAAAAAATCAGAAATTTCCTTTAGATTCCATAGAAAGAGAATTAAAGAAAACGCTGAGTCGAAAAACTGCTTTCGACAGAGATAAAGTTGAACAACTCAATCAACTAAAATCCAAGTTAAGACAAGCCAATAATGACCAGGAACGCTATGAAGTTCAAACCGCTTTATTTCATGCTTACGAGTCTTATCAAATTGACTCTGCAATACGATACGTTTCAGCGAATCAACAATTAGCAAATAGCCTCCAGGACATGGAGCTACAATTTGAGTCGTCGATTCAGTTAGCTGGCCTATATTCTTACGCAGGTCGCTTTATTGAATCGAATGAAATTCTTCAAAAGATTCCACGGACGAAATTATCGACAAATCAGTTGAGAAACTATTATCGAACCTATTCTGATTTCTATTCGCATTATGGTCAAAGTACGAATTTTCACGATTACTTCATGGCGAGTGAGCGATACAGAGATTCGTTGCTTCATATATTACCAAAAGATTCATACGAATATCGCTTAGCGATTGCGACGAAGAATTTGTTTGGAAACAATGACTCTTCGGCAGAGGCCGAATTACGGCAGCTTTTGTCGGAGTTGAACGAAACAAATCGAGAGCGTGCTGTAGTCGCCTATCTAATAGGTTTGATCTACAAACAGCGTAATAATATTGATGGTCAAATTTATTATTTCGGATTGTCGGCATTGACGGATATCAAAAATACTATTCGCGACAATGCATCCTTGCAGAGCCTTGCTTTAGCTTATTTTGAAAAAGATAACATCGATATGGCTTATGTTTTTATACAGAAAGCTGTCGAAGATGCGATATTTTGTAATGTACGATTCCGTACCGTTGAAAATTCAGCCTTTTATCCAATCATTAATTCGGCATTTCAAGAAAAGGAGTTGGAGCGGAAAAATCAATTAGAGGGATTACTGTATGTGATTAGTATACTATCAGTCTTGCTCTTTATAGTTTTAGTGGTTGTCTATCAACAGATGAAGCATCTAAAGGTGGTACGTCGAGATTTGAAAAAACTGAACGTAGAGCTTTTCATTTTAAATGATCAACTTTTGGCAACCAATCGAGACCTTCAAGAAGCGAACCACCTAAAAGAGGAGTATATGGCGCAGTTTTTTGAACTCTGCTCATCCTACATCGATAAGTTGGACTCTAGCCGAAAAGGAATACTCAAGAAGCTTTCCAATAAACAGTATGATGAACTAACGAAAGAGTTGAAATCTCCAGATTTTATTAAGACTGAACTCGATGATCTCTATCATAACTTTGATATTATTTTTCTAAATCTCTTTCCGACATTTATTCAGGACTTCAACAAACTACTTAAAGAAGATGAACGCATCGTTTTGAAACAGGATGAATTGCTCAATTCTGAACTGCGAATCTTCGCCCTTATTCGTCTTGGAATTTCTGATTCCAATAAGATTGCTCGCTTCCTTAGATATTCCCTACGTACCGTTTATAATTATCGAGTGAAAGTTAGAAACAAAGTCGTCGGATCCAAAGAAGACTTTGAGGAAAGCATCAAAAGCATCGGAAATCTACATATTTAG
- a CDS encoding SusC/RagA family TonB-linked outer membrane protein: protein MKLFTKVTFGLFLFLFSILGTLAYAQSSIAIQGRVIDAISQEPIAGATISVIGGEIKSSSDGEGRFSLNGVSNGARLRVSYIGYDNKEVIAQSGEMTISLTASTNALEDVVVIGYGSVKRKDVTTAISSVSLEDMNERPIVNAAQAIQGRAAGVTVTQPSGAPGGGTAIRIRGTTSMNGSNNPTYVVDGIPVDNIDFLAPTDIIDMQILKDASSAAIYGSMGANGVVLITTKKGRAGDAKIGLNLQTTQNKITSKIEPLNTAQYKELMDEVGVVNLPINLTDQTNWFDEAFRNGVTQNYQVSVSDGTEKLKYFLSGGYLNEKGILNTAFFRRYSFRANIENNIRTWLTVNANISYTDNNRNGVSEGLGSNRGGTVLSVINTPTYAPIWDPYLPNQYFNQFYGINNITSPLENMARSKNNRDRENRLLAAGSALVKFMPELQFKTSFALDRRNGLNTQFLDPYSTAWGRENRGLAFDGRNMNTVLTFDNVLTYTKSFNLHNVEAMVGSSWINSDYTNSYINASHFRNDLIQTLNVANKIAWDNTGSGASDWATMSYFSRLSYNYDGKYLITANFRGDGSSKLSPENRWKYFPSFSAAWRLSSEEFMQDISWINDLKIRGGWGKTGNQSGIGDYSYLMQYNIRRIEWWLENQQNALATVNPANLRTRDLTWETTTQTNIGLDFTAFQQRLTVNMDYYYKYTTDMLTYISLPEGQSFASSIRRNEAEMSNRGFELNVNSKNILRDDFKWSTNFNISFNKNRLEHLDFQQIYDGAKTSDFVNANVVRNTPGRPMSSFFGYISDGVDPETGELKYRDLNNDGRLSVSDRTYIGNPNPKFTYGFTNDLSYKGFNLSLFIQGSQGNDIFNASRMETEGMYDGKNQTVAVLQRWRVPGQVTDVPKAGFNMLNSTYFVEDGSYLRLKNVALSYNIKSEALGRAGISKLQPFISATNLFTLTKYTGFDPEVNQWGNNGAIQGIDWGTYPQAKSFVVGLSMEF from the coding sequence ATGAAGCTTTTTACAAAAGTAACATTTGGTCTATTCTTATTCCTGTTTTCGATACTGGGTACGCTTGCATATGCGCAGAGTAGTATCGCAATTCAAGGACGAGTAATAGACGCAATATCCCAGGAGCCTATTGCTGGGGCAACGATTTCGGTCATTGGCGGAGAGATCAAATCTTCATCTGATGGAGAAGGTCGATTCTCATTGAACGGAGTTTCAAATGGCGCAAGACTTCGTGTATCTTATATTGGGTACGACAACAAAGAGGTCATCGCACAGTCAGGGGAAATGACCATTAGCTTAACAGCATCGACGAACGCTTTAGAAGATGTCGTAGTCATTGGATACGGGTCAGTTAAACGTAAAGATGTGACCACGGCAATATCTTCTGTATCATTAGAAGATATGAACGAGCGTCCTATAGTGAATGCTGCGCAAGCTATTCAGGGACGTGCTGCTGGGGTTACTGTGACTCAACCTAGCGGTGCTCCGGGGGGAGGCACCGCTATTCGTATTCGCGGTACCACTTCCATGAATGGAAGTAATAATCCTACATACGTTGTCGATGGTATACCTGTTGATAATATAGACTTCCTAGCGCCGACGGATATTATAGATATGCAAATCCTGAAAGACGCGTCTTCCGCTGCCATTTACGGGTCGATGGGAGCGAACGGAGTAGTCTTAATTACGACAAAAAAGGGACGTGCTGGAGACGCTAAAATAGGCCTAAATTTACAGACGACTCAAAACAAAATTACCAGCAAAATTGAGCCTTTGAACACGGCGCAATACAAAGAATTAATGGATGAAGTTGGAGTCGTTAACCTTCCTATAAATTTGACTGATCAAACCAATTGGTTTGATGAAGCATTCCGAAACGGTGTGACGCAAAATTATCAGGTATCGGTATCTGATGGAACTGAGAAATTAAAGTACTTCTTATCTGGTGGCTATTTAAACGAAAAAGGAATTTTGAATACTGCTTTTTTCAGACGTTATAGTTTCAGAGCTAACATTGAAAACAATATTCGTACTTGGTTAACCGTTAATGCGAACATCTCTTACACGGATAATAACCGTAACGGAGTTTCTGAAGGACTAGGATCAAACCGTGGTGGTACGGTCTTATCGGTAATCAATACGCCGACATATGCGCCAATCTGGGATCCATATCTTCCAAATCAATATTTCAACCAATTCTACGGGATTAATAACATTACTAGTCCGTTAGAAAATATGGCTAGAAGTAAGAACAATAGAGATCGTGAGAACCGTTTATTAGCGGCAGGAAGTGCCTTGGTGAAATTCATGCCGGAATTGCAATTCAAAACATCTTTTGCGCTTGATCGCAGGAATGGTTTAAATACACAGTTCTTAGATCCGTATTCTACAGCATGGGGTCGGGAGAATCGTGGGTTAGCATTCGATGGTCGTAATATGAATACCGTATTGACATTTGATAATGTGTTAACATACACTAAATCATTCAATCTACACAACGTAGAGGCGATGGTCGGTAGTTCATGGATTAATTCAGATTATACGAACAGTTATATAAATGCATCACACTTCCGCAATGATCTCATTCAAACGCTGAATGTAGCCAATAAAATAGCATGGGATAATACAGGTTCTGGAGCGTCTGATTGGGCGACCATGTCCTACTTTAGCCGTTTATCTTATAATTATGATGGTAAATACTTAATAACTGCCAATTTCCGAGGCGATGGTTCGTCAAAATTAAGCCCTGAAAACAGATGGAAGTATTTCCCGTCGTTCTCAGCAGCATGGCGTTTATCGTCGGAAGAGTTTATGCAAGATATCAGTTGGATAAACGATTTAAAAATCCGCGGTGGTTGGGGTAAAACAGGTAATCAGTCGGGTATTGGTGATTATTCTTATTTAATGCAATATAATATCCGTCGAATTGAATGGTGGCTTGAAAACCAACAGAATGCATTAGCAACGGTAAATCCTGCAAATTTAAGAACACGCGATTTGACTTGGGAAACGACAACCCAAACAAATATTGGTTTAGACTTTACGGCTTTCCAACAGCGATTAACTGTCAATATGGATTACTATTATAAGTATACGACAGATATGCTCACCTATATCAGTTTGCCAGAGGGACAGTCCTTTGCGAGTTCTATTCGTCGAAATGAAGCCGAAATGAGTAACCGTGGGTTTGAACTGAATGTGAATAGCAAGAATATTCTTCGCGATGATTTCAAGTGGAGCACAAACTTTAATATTTCCTTCAACAAGAATAGATTGGAGCATTTAGACTTCCAACAAATTTATGATGGAGCGAAAACTTCTGATTTTGTCAATGCTAACGTCGTTCGTAATACACCTGGGCGTCCAATGAGTAGCTTTTTTGGTTATATCAGCGATGGCGTTGATCCGGAGACAGGAGAGTTAAAATATAGAGATTTAAATAACGATGGTCGATTGTCGGTGTCTGATCGTACATACATTGGAAATCCAAATCCAAAGTTCACTTATGGATTCACGAACGATTTATCCTATAAAGGTTTTAACCTAAGCTTATTTATTCAAGGATCCCAGGGCAATGATATATTCAACGCCTCTCGTATGGAAACCGAAGGTATGTACGATGGGAAAAACCAAACAGTAGCGGTTTTACAGCGTTGGAGAGTACCTGGGCAGGTGACGGACGTACCGAAGGCAGGGTTTAATATGTTAAACTCCACCTATTTTGTTGAGGACGGAAGTTACTTACGTTTAAAGAACGTTGCGCTGTCTTACAATATTAAGTCAGAAGCTTTAGGTAGAGCTGGCATCAGTAAGTTACAGCCGTTTATTTCTGCGACTAACCTATTTACCTTGACGAAATATACGGGTTTCGATCCAGAGGTAAATCAATGGGGAAATAACGGGGCAATTCAAGGGATTGACTGGGGAACTTATCCGCAGGCCAAATCATTTGTTGTCGGTTTAAGCATGGAGTTCTAG
- a CDS encoding RagB/SusD family nutrient uptake outer membrane protein — MKRYFKYILLVLGSVALVTSCSLDKDPLDGYSDVTEGVNSEGKTVVFKDKAAVDNQMTTIYNQLRDRQEHWYMDQLLIAESHADNAYAGTTGAEVMPFENNGIEGSNSVIERDWRRFMEDIGRANVLIVNIDSVTDQSLTTALRNQYKAEAKIFRAMIMFDMVRLWGNIPITTTVGGDITEETLEDVYDDYFPEQKTEKEAYEQIVKDLTEAIPYAPSNNSSDKTKLSKSVAKAILAKVYAEKPLRDYAKVVQYADDLAADGFDLEADYTDLFGVVEGSADPKKRNTRESILEAHYSQGNGNWVTWMFGRDLSNWDSNFTWAKWITPSRDLIKAFQTENDQIRANESIVYYQTGWSNYYPSSNYPFMYKTRSAFSNIIKYRYADILLLKAEALVMGNSANLSAAAEIIDKVRARVKLSKLASSVRGNKEAMLEAVLKERRLELAFEGERWFDLVRLNKVESVMNSVFAKDSGRKPQIYPFTENSYKMPIPQGIIDQNPKINQNPGY, encoded by the coding sequence ATGAAAAGATATTTCAAATATATATTGTTAGTGCTAGGGTCTGTCGCTCTGGTAACTAGCTGTTCTTTGGATAAAGATCCATTGGACGGATATTCCGATGTGACTGAAGGTGTCAATAGCGAGGGGAAAACAGTTGTATTCAAAGATAAGGCTGCTGTAGATAATCAAATGACTACAATCTACAATCAACTGCGTGACAGACAAGAACATTGGTATATGGATCAGCTTCTAATTGCTGAGTCGCACGCAGATAATGCATATGCGGGAACTACAGGCGCAGAAGTAATGCCATTTGAGAACAACGGTATCGAGGGTTCGAATTCTGTGATAGAACGCGATTGGCGAAGATTTATGGAGGATATTGGACGAGCAAATGTTTTAATAGTCAATATTGATTCAGTGACCGATCAATCCTTGACGACGGCGCTACGTAATCAATATAAAGCGGAGGCGAAAATTTTCCGCGCCATGATTATGTTCGATATGGTTCGATTATGGGGAAACATTCCCATCACAACCACGGTAGGAGGAGATATTACAGAAGAGACTTTAGAAGATGTTTATGACGATTATTTCCCAGAACAAAAAACGGAGAAGGAGGCTTATGAGCAGATTGTTAAAGATTTAACTGAAGCTATACCTTATGCTCCTTCCAATAACAGTAGTGATAAGACGAAGCTTTCTAAATCGGTAGCCAAAGCTATTTTAGCAAAAGTTTATGCAGAAAAACCTTTACGCGATTATGCAAAGGTTGTTCAATATGCAGATGATCTTGCTGCAGATGGGTTTGATCTAGAGGCTGATTACACCGATTTATTTGGCGTAGTTGAAGGTTCGGCAGATCCTAAAAAACGAAATACACGGGAATCAATCTTAGAAGCACATTATTCGCAGGGAAATGGAAACTGGGTAACATGGATGTTCGGGCGCGATTTATCAAATTGGGATAGCAATTTTACTTGGGCAAAATGGATAACCCCATCACGCGATCTTATTAAAGCTTTTCAAACGGAGAACGATCAAATTCGTGCGAATGAATCAATTGTTTATTACCAAACAGGTTGGAGCAATTACTATCCTTCGAGCAACTACCCTTTTATGTATAAGACACGTTCTGCATTTAGTAACATTATTAAATATCGATATGCTGACATTCTACTATTAAAAGCGGAAGCGTTAGTTATGGGCAATTCAGCGAATTTATCTGCTGCTGCAGAGATTATTGATAAAGTTAGAGCGCGTGTGAAGCTTTCAAAATTAGCAAGTAGTGTCCGAGGAAATAAAGAGGCTATGTTGGAAGCCGTTCTAAAGGAAAGACGATTAGAACTAGCATTTGAAGGAGAGCGTTGGTTTGATTTAGTTCGCTTAAACAAAGTTGAATCTGTGATGAACAGCGTTTTTGCGAAAGATTCAGGTCGCAAGCCTCAAATTTACCCTTTTACAGAGAATTCTTATAAGATGCCTATACCTCAGGGTATAATCGATCAGAATCCTAAAATTAATCAAAACCCAGGTTATTAA